CACGGTGGCTTTTGGTGAGGTCATGATGCCGGCGACCGAGCATTCGGCAGAGATTCTTGCTGGGTCGTGGCCGGCGCAGAGCGTGATGTCTTGGTCCGGGTATGCGATGGATTACTCGCAGGCCGCCAATCGGCTGTTCAAAGAGCTGGACACTCAGGCGGACATCAAGGACATTCTCGGCCCGATGGAGGGCGCCTTTATCGACTCCGCTCGGGGCTTGGCGATGGGCCGAGAGACGGCCCTGCAGAATCGAATTGAGGCCTATCGACACATCTCGAAAAAGGCGCACTGGGCGGCCAACGAGTTGCATTCCACGAAGTCCGATCTCGTCGAGATCGTGAAGCAGGCCGAGGAGAACATCAAAACCTCGCGCGAGAACGCCGAGAAAGCTAAGGCTTTGGCGCGCGCCAACCCGCTCGCTGGGGAGCCGGCGGTCGCGGCCATCGAGAGCCAGCTGCAGAGCGCCATTGCGGCGATCGTCGCGCTGGCCAAGTCGAATGCGATGGCACGGGATTCGCAGGGCGCGGGAACCGTGACAGCTCTGTCGACTGACATCTCCCAGTGGGCGGCGCCCTTCGCCAATCACGTCCTCCCGCAGTCGGGTGGCATCCCGGACATGGGTGGCCTGCCGGCGGCGCCGGCGCCGCCCGTGCCCGCATCGCCGGGAGGGATCAAGCCAGTTGACTACACCAGCACTGGGGATAACCTCCGGCAAGCTGGTGGCACTGACACCGCCCAGAACGCGTCCAACAACACTCAAGGCCAGCCCGAGAACAACGTCCAACAGACGGCTTTCAAGCAGCCCGACAAGATCGAGCCTCATGAAGCCGGAAAGCCGCAGACCTCGTCCCCTCCAGCTTCGGCTCCGTCGTCGCCGTCTCCGAGTTCTGCTGGTAGCAGCAGTAATCCGAGTTCGGTGTTGGGTCAGATGATGAAGCCGGCGTCGTCGGGGAGTTCGTCGTCTTCTCCTGCTTCGTCTTCGTCTTCGTCGGCGTCGAGTAGTGCATCGAGTCCTGCTTCGGCGTCGCAGTCGAGTCAGATGGCTAATGCGAACGGTGCGAATGCCGGGGCGGGGACGGGCGCTGGCGCGAACGCTGCGGCGAATGCTGCTGGGCGGGGGCCGGGTATGGCGAGCTTGGGGTCGGGGATCGCAGACACGTCGGCGAAGATGGCTTCGGGTGCGGTCAACGCAGCCAGTAACGCGGTGAGCACCGCCACCAATGTTGGCTCCAATGTGGCGCAGAACGTGGTGCAGGCGGCCGCTCAGGCGCCGGCCGCGGCGTCTCCTGCTGCCGCGGCGACGGCGCCGGCTTCGGTCGGTGGTGCTCCGGTCAGTGGTGGGGCGCCGATGGGCATGATGCCGGCAGCTCCTGCCGGTGGTGTGGGGCCGGTGAACCCGGTGACCTCCGGTGGTGGCGCGCCTTCAGCTCCGGCCGCGACGCCGACGTCGCCGGCTGCGGGCCCGGTCGGTGGTGGTGTGCCGCAGGCGAGCGCGGCTGGGGCGGCGGGTTCAACGTTGGCGCCGGTGGCGGTGCCGCACTCGTCGATACGCGGGATTGGTGCCGACGGCGCTACGGGGGACGTGATTTTCGATCAGGCGATGGACGCCGGCCAGGACGTCATCAAGGCCCTGGTGGCGCAGACCCTGGGCACGGGCTATATCGACATTCACTATGCGGTGTCGCTGATTTGGGAGCGTGGCGGCACGATCACGGCGTGGATGGCCACCAGCGAGGGTGCGTCCTACATCCCGCTGGGTGTGCGTGTCCCGCACGATGTTCGGCTGTCGATTACGGATCCGATCATCGGCCACGAACTGACCAAGACCTCATCCGAAGCCGGCGGCGCGAACCCGCTGGAGGTTGTGGTGCGCCAGGCCGAGGCCCGCGAGCAGGCGGCCCCCGGCTCGCGGGTGCTGGCGCTGGCGTCGTCGTTGCCGATGGACCGGGTGATGGACTGGGCCGGGGTTGTCGGTGCGCGGCCTGTCAGCGTGAATCCGAAAGAGGTTGGTCGGACCACGGGTCCCGATATGTCAATGCTGCATCGGTGCGCGGTCGCGATGCCGTGGGAGTGGCGGCAGGCCAGCGCATTCAGCGAGGAGGACCGGCTGCGGGTGGCGGCGCGTCACATGCACATGGCGGCCAACGCCGGGCACCTGGGCGGCGGCGCGGCTGAGCGTGTGATCGAGTTGTTCGAGGAGCGCCAGCCGATCCCGGAGGCGTTGTGGGCGGATGTTGCTAAGCAGCGGTTCATGGCGTTGATCGGGTACCAGATGGCGATGAGTAACGCCGGCCAGGGTGGCGCGGAGCCGCCGGCGCGGCTTCTCGCGTCGGCGCGCGCTGCTGAGGTTGTGCTGTGCCTTCGGGACTATGGGAGCGCGGAGGGTTGCGCGGATCTGCTGTATGCGTCGAGGTTGGCGGGCGCTCCGCTGAGCCCGGCGGCCGCTGTCGCGTAATAGGTGGGTCTGGGCCGTGCGGAGACGGGTGTGAGGCGGTGGATACCGCCAGGATCAAAGGGGTCGAGCCGCCGATCCACATAGCTGCGCAGGAACTGCGCGCGTGGCGTCCAGACGAGGTGAAGGCCACCGAGTTTTCCTGTATCGGGTGCACGGCCGATGTGCACCCGAAGGCCTACGAGATGAATCGGCGTGTCCAGGCGCATTTCTCGCTGTATAGATTCCGTTCTCCTCATGACGCCGGCTGTTCGGAGGGGCCGCTTGCCGCGGCCGCGACCAGCAGTAGCGACGAAGCGGACAACGAGATCCCTACCGTGGCGTGTTGGCCGACCCGATTGGTCGAGACGCCGATGCAACGCAAAGTCGTCGACCCCGATGCCGCACTCCCCGCGGCAGTCGATCGACGCAACAGCACACGCAGCGTTGGCGTGGGTAAGGGTGGCGGTGGTCGGCCCTCAGCGTCGGCGCGGGCGTATTCGATCCGCCCGTTCGCGCACGCGTTCTCACGGATGAACAGAGGACAGCGGGAGCGGGAGCCGATTGTGCTGCCGGGCGTGGACGCCAATCGATACGCCTTTGCTTTTAAGCGGTTGCCGCAGTGGACCATTGAGCCGCTCAAGTATCCGCTTCGGGTGTTCTATGGGCAGCTGCGGTGGGCTGCTGATGTCGACGACACGGGCAGCGAGTTCCGGATCCCGTTGCATGCCGGCGAGTGGGACTCTGAGCAGAAGCGGTTTGCGCGGACCTGGGAGTTGCGGGTTGATCACACCGGGTGGGCGACACGGGCGCGCGCCGCCTTTCTCAACGAGCTGGAATCCGCCAAAAACCAGGCCCGCGATGAAGGTAAGCAGCCCTGGTTTTTCGCGTTGACCGCTCAGCGTCGGGGTGAGCCGGGTGTGATCGAGACGGGGGACCGTCGCTTGGTGGCGTTCTTTCCGCTGACCGACGCGGAGGCTGCGCGTCTGGCCCGATGACGGACACGTGTACCGCACATTGTGTCACTAACATGCGCTACCGCGGGCGTCTGCGGCATTTGTGGCAAGAAGGTGCGATACGGGGTGGCCGGCGCATAGCTATGAAATCGGTCCACGAGCTGCGGGTGGCGGCGCGTCACATGCACATGGCGGCCAACGCCGGGCACCTGGGCGGCGGCGCGGCTGAGCGTGTGATCGAGTTGTTCGAGGAGCGCCAGCCGATCCCGGAGGCGTTGTGGGCGGATGTTGCTAAGCAGCGGTTCATGGCGTTGATCGGGTACCAGATGGCGATGAGTAACGCCGGCCAGGGTGGCGCGGAGCCGCCGGCACGGCTTCTCGCGTCGGCGCGCGCTGCTGAGGTTGTGCTGTGCCTTCGGGACTATGGGAGCGCGGAGGGTTGCGCGGATCTGCTGTATGCGTCGCGGTTGGCGGGTGCTCCGCTGAGCCCGGCGGCGGCCGTCGCGTAAAGGGGTCTATTGGCCGGGGCAGATTGCTGCGGAGCCGCGTAGGTCGAGGATGTTGTCATGCGTCCCGTCTGGGTCGCCCTCAAAGCCCCAGTCGCCGTTGACGTGCTTCCATGTTGCGGCATCTTGGAGCGTCTCGGTTCCATGGCTACCTGAGATCTCGATATCTGCAGTTTGTGCGCCGTCTGTCGGCCGAGTGGAGGACGCCTGTGTGCCATCGGGTGCCGTGATGACTGCGGTGAGGTTGTTATCTGCCTCGGTGCAAACGATTTTGAGGTCAGTCACGTCGATTGGTTCTTCGTAGAAGTCGACTTTGCCAACCGAGGTTTTGAAGAACGTCCCCGGCCAGGTTCGTTCGTCGCTGGCGCATCCTGCACTCGCTGTAAGGGCTATCACCGCAATGATGACGCCGATGAACTTCATAGGTCCCTCCCCGTAGAACCTGTTCCGATTATTGTGCGCTGAGAATCGCGTCAGCTGCATTGCACGGTGCTCCGGGGCGCCGCCCGCGACGGGGTGAGAGCGGGGTGCGATCGAGACCGGGGACCGCCCTTGTGGCGTTGTGTTCCGCTGGGTGACGGGGGGAGACTCCGCGCCTCGATACGTGTGCCGCACTTTATGTCGCTAACGTGCGCTAGAGTGGGCATATACGGCGTTTGTGACGAGAAGGTGCGATATGGATTGGCCAGCGCATGGCTACGAGACGCGTCCCTGGGTTCCGCGTGGACGCCAGGGCAATCGAGACGATCGCATGCTGGCCGAGTACACCGCGGCTATACCCCCGGCGATCGCCGAGCTGAGCTACGACCCGGCTGGCGCGGTGGCCCGGGGCCACGATGCGGCGCTGATCGAGGTCGCGCGCCTGGAGGCCGGTTGGGGTCAGTACCTGGCCCCGGTGGGGGATTTTCTGCTGCGCAGCGAGTCGGTGGCGTCGTCGCGGATCGAGCAGATCGACGCCGGGTGGCGTGCGTTCGGCAAGGCCGCGGCCGGCGGTAAGGCCACCGAGGCCGCCCGGTCTCAGCTCGCCGCCGTGGAAGCCCTTGGTGAGTTGGTCGCATCTGCGGACGCCGGGCCGATCGGGCTGGGTGAGATTCTGCGTGCGCATGCACTGTTGATGGCGCCTGATCCGTATGCCGGCGAGCCGGGGGCGCTGCGCAGTGTGCAGAACTGGATCGGTGGAAGCGATTTCTCGCCACTGGGAGCGAGTTTCGTACCTCCGCCACCGGATCTGGTGGCGGCGTTGATGGAGGACCTGCTGGCGTTCGCCGCGCGGGATGATCTTCCGGCCGTCGCTCAGGCGGCCATCGTGCACGCCCAGTTCGAGTCGATCCACCCGTTCATCGACGGCAACGGTCGTATCGGTAGGGCGGTGTTGTCGGCGGTCCTGCGGCGGCGAGGATTGACGCGGGTGGTGACGGTGCCGATCGCATCGGTGATGCTCGCGGACACGCAGACGTATTTCGCGCGGCTGGGAGACTATCGCCGCGGTGACGTTGACGCCCTGGTGGCCTATGTGTCGGCCGCGGCGGTGCATGCCAGTGCTGCTGCGCAGGAGTCGGCTCGACGGTTGGCGGAGTTGCCGCAGCGGTGGCGAGAGTTGGCGCGGCCGAGGGCCGGTTCGGCTGATGAGGCTTTGATCGATGCGCTGTTGGGGACGCCGGTGTTCGGCGCGGAGACTGCGCAGCGGTTGACGGGAACCATTGATACCAGCACCTATCGGGCATTGGGCCGGTTGGTCGAGGCCGGTGTCCTGGAGGTGTTGTCGGGTGGGTCGCGCAACCGGATCTGGGCGGCGAGCGACGTGCTGGCGGAGCTGGATGCGCTCACTGAGGCGGTGGGTCGACGAACGGCCAACGGGCTGTAGCGCAAAGGGGGGTCGCTGCGCTCCCAGTTATGTTCGTAGACCGGTGCTTTCGATGACGGGCCAGTAGCCGATGATGCTGTCGCCGAATTCGAGGTCGGTTTGGGGGAAGCCGGTGCCGATGGCCAGCAGTGGTTCGGCGGCGAGTTGTGCCGTGGCGTAGGTCATGCAGTCACCGAAATTGAGGCTGGCGCTGTGGTTGCCGCGCCCGAATCGCTGGTAGGCGCGTTGGGCGGCGTAGGCGTGTTCTGCGGTGAAATCTGTTACGTCAAGGTTGATTTCGCTGCGTAGCCGCTCGAATAGGGTCCGCGCTACGGGCCCTTGTCGTGCGGTGAGCACGATGAGCGTTTCGGCGAGCGTGGCGGCGCCGATGACGGGGTTGCGGGTGTTGGCCAGCGCGGCGGCTACTTGCTCGGCGGCGGGCTCATTCTGGATGAGGGCGATCAGGGCTGAGGTGTCGACGATCAAGGTCAGACTCCGGTGGTGGGGTCGTAGCCGAGGATCGTTTCGCGCTCCGCTTTGGTGGTGGGGGTGCGGCCGGGCAGGAGAGGCCAGATTTCGTTGCGCATGATGTCGAGTAGGTGGGTGGCTCGTCCGCCGTCGCGCGATTCGGTGATGGATAGTTGGGCGCGCAGGGCGTCGCGGATGGCCCGGGTTTTGTTGGTGTGGCCCATTCGGGCTGCTAGTTCGCCTGCTAGTCGGTCGACTTCGGGGTCTTTGATGTTCATCGCCATAGGGTAGATGGTACTATTTTGTCGCACTAGGTACCATGGAGGATGTGATGGGACAGAAGCGGCCGTACAAAGTGCGCTTCCACTTTGATGGCACCAAGCAGTTCAGCAACGACGCCCTCCCAGAGGCGTACGTCATCGACACCTCCAGGCCAATAGACGGCTGTTCGTCGCACACCGACATCTCTGTCGCCGAGGCGGCCGCGCGCCGGGTGTCACGGAATGGCGGTAGCGCACGAATACTGCTCCGCGACAGCTCCACTGGCGTCGAGTCAGAGATCACGAACTATGAGCCGTACGAGGCGGCAATGCAAGACCTCGCGCACAACGAATAGCGGGGAGTTCTCACCCCGAGTGCGGCTAAACGTGTTAAGCACGAGATTTTCTGGTGACATTGCGCCGTCTCGGTTTGTTGTAGGTCTGACGTGATGAAGGCTGCATCACGGGCCCGTTCCCGTGAGCGATTCCCCCGCGTGTCCGGGTTCAGTTCTAGAGTCCCAACGTAGTGAGGCTTGACTGGGATGCGTGGTTCGCCGAAACGGTGGCGCGCGGCCCGCGAAACATAGGAGATGAAGCGTGACCGATTTCGTTGAGAGTTTGAGCGCATCTGTTCCGGCATGGTCGTTTTGGCTCGCGTTGGCGGTGCTGGCCTTCTCCGGGGCGCTCTTCATGGTGAGGCGCTCAACTAATGCCGATGCACTTTTTGTTGGCTTCATTCTCGCTGGTGTC
This portion of the Mycolicibacterium tusciae JS617 genome encodes:
- a CDS encoding Fic family protein, encoding MDWPAHGYETRPWVPRGRQGNRDDRMLAEYTAAIPPAIAELSYDPAGAVARGHDAALIEVARLEAGWGQYLAPVGDFLLRSESVASSRIEQIDAGWRAFGKAAAGGKATEAARSQLAAVEALGELVASADAGPIGLGEILRAHALLMAPDPYAGEPGALRSVQNWIGGSDFSPLGASFVPPPPDLVAALMEDLLAFAARDDLPAVAQAAIVHAQFESIHPFIDGNGRIGRAVLSAVLRRRGLTRVVTVPIASVMLADTQTYFARLGDYRRGDVDALVAYVSAAAVHASAAAQESARRLAELPQRWRELARPRAGSADEALIDALLGTPVFGAETAQRLTGTIDTSTYRALGRLVEAGVLEVLSGGSRNRIWAASDVLAELDALTEAVGRRTANGL
- a CDS encoding type II toxin-antitoxin system VapC family toxin, whose amino-acid sequence is MIVDTSALIALIQNEPAAEQVAAALANTRNPVIGAATLAETLIVLTARQGPVARTLFERLRSEINLDVTDFTAEHAYAAQRAYQRFGRGNHSASLNFGDCMTYATAQLAAEPLLAIGTGFPQTDLEFGDSIIGYWPVIESTGLRT
- a CDS encoding type II toxin-antitoxin system VapB family antitoxin, with amino-acid sequence MAMNIKDPEVDRLAGELAARMGHTNKTRAIRDALRAQLSITESRDGGRATHLLDIMRNEIWPLLPGRTPTTKAERETILGYDPTTGV